The genomic window CCATGTCACCAACGGGGCCGGCGGCCAAAGCGCGCCCCTGGTCGTGGACCTCCTGCCGGAGGAACCGGTTCCGGCCCCTCCCCCCACCCCGGCTCCCTCCGTCCTTCCGCCCATGATGCCCCTGGAACGGCCCCGACTGGCGGCGCTTCCGGCCGTTCCCTCCTCCCCGGCGCCCGTTCTGCGGGTGGCGCTGCCCCTGCCGCACCACGCGCCCCGCGCCGTCTGGATCCAGTTCGCCGCCACCGTCAGCCCCCGGGGGGCCGCGCGGTTGCAGCGGACCCTCCTGCGCACCGCCGCCACCGAATCCTCCCTGGTGGTGCGCCATCGCCGGGCCGGGCGCCCCTACCAGCTGGTCCGCAGCGGGCCGTTCCCCTCCGTCCAGGCCGCGCGGCTGCACCTCCAGGGCCTGGCCCCCGCCATGAAGGCCCTGAGGATCCGGCCGATCGTCGTCCTCGGCCCGGCCCAGCCCCTTTCCCTGGGCACCACCTACATCGCGGATTCCCGCCAGCCCTGACGGCCGTTCAGCGCGGACCCAGCACGCGCCCGGCGACCGCGTCGAGGTTGCGCAGAAGTTCCGGATCCCGGTGGCCCGGAGCGGTGATGAGGGCATGCTCCAGGGCGGTGCGGCAGGAGCATGCGGGCGCCTTGGCATCGGCCTGGATCCGGGGCACCGCGTGCCCGGCCAGACTGCGGGCCCGGTCGGCGTTGGCCAGCAGCACCTTGACGATGGCGTCCACCGTCACGTGGTCGTGGTCCGGGTGCCAGCAGTCGTAGTCCGTCACCATGGCGACCGTGGCGTAGCAGAGCTCCGCCTCCCGGGCCAGCTTGGCCTCCGGCATGTTGGTCATCCCGATCACGTCGCAGCCCCAGGACCGGTAGAGCCTGGATTCGGCCAGGGTGGAGAACTGGGGTCCCTCCATCACCAGGTAGGTGCCGCCCCGCACCGCCTCGATGCCCGCCTCGGCGGCCGCGGCCTCCAGGTGATCGCCCAGGCGGCTGCACACCGGGTGGGCCATGGAGATGTGGGCCACCAGGCCGCTGCCGAAGAAGCTCTTCTCCCGGGCGAAGGTCCGGTCGATGAACTGGTCGGCGATGACGAAGGTGCCCGGCTTGAGGTCCTCCCGCAGGGAACCCACCGCGCTCACCGAGACCAGGTCGGTGACGCCGGCCCGTTTCAGGGCGTCGATGTTGGCCCGGTAGTTGATCATCGACGGCGAGATCCGGTGCCCCCGGCCATGGCGGGGAAGGAACACCAGGGGCTGCCCGTCCAGGTCCCCGAACAGCAGTTCATCCGAGGGTTCGCCAAAGGGAGACTTCACCTTCTCCCAGCGCTGATGGGAAAGGCCCTCCAGGTCATAGACCCCGCTGCCCCCGATGAACCCGATGACCGTCCGGCCGCCCTTTTCGCTCATGGTCTTCTCCACCAGGGATTATCGCAGATCACCGGGAGGTCGGCCCCAGCAGCCTGGCCGCGAGCTGAACCAGGGGGGACGGCAGCTGGCCAGGATCCATGGCTTCCACGAGGCTCTGCGCGCAACGGATCTTCCGCGTCGCCCGGGTTCCCAGGAAGCGGCGCAGCTGGCGATGCACCGGGGAATGGCGGTGCTGGGGCATGGCCTGGAACCGCCGGAACGAGTTGAGCTCGGCCTGGGCCTCGAGGACCCGCTCCACGGCCCCGGTTCCCAGGGCCCGGATGAGTTCGTCCTCGAGGTCGTCGACGCACGCGAAGAAGCCGGACGCATCCAGGGATTCGTGGGGGGCGGCCCCAAGGGAGGCGTTCTCGAGCGCACGGCGGACGTGCCGCTCGTCGGCGACGTCGTACAGGCCGCAGAAACCCGCACGGGGGTTTCCGCGCACAAGCTCCGCCAGCACCTTCGGGAAGTTGGTGACGCCGCCCGCCGGCCAGATCTGGATGCGACGTGAGCCCAGGTCGCAACCGACGAGATCGGCCAGCGCGCGGACCGCGGCCGCATCGCTGTCGCCTTCGACGAGCACCAGGGTCCGGATCATGGTCGCGGGTGCCATTCGGGAGCGTCAAGCACCGTGCCGGTTCACTGGCCGGCCGGGGGTTCCCAGAGTTCCACCTTGTTCCCCTCGGGGTCGATGACCCAGGCGAAGATGCCGTATTCCGACGCTTCGACCTTCTCGAGGACGTTGCAGCCCTCCGTCCGCAGGACCGCTACGAGGGCCTGAAGGTTCTCGACCCGGTAATTGATCATGAAGGAGGCCTTGCTCGGGGCGAAGCCCTCCCCCTCTTCGCCCCCGATGCTCCAGATCGTCGTTCCCCCCGTGGGGGTCCCCTGGCTGTCGGCCCAGCTGAATGCCGCCCCGCCCCAGGCCTGGACATCGATCCCCAGGTGCTTCTGGTACCAGGCCCGAAGTGCGACCGGGTCCTTTGCCTTGAAGAAGATTCCACCGATACCCGTGACTCTGTTCATGGGTGACTCCTGGACATCGAAGAAGGGAAAATCGAAGGCCCCGGGTTGGGCGGGCGGCTGGGCCCTGCCGCTTGAACGAACTATGACATTCCTGGGAGGTGTTTTGAACCGCCCGGCTGGGGGTCGGGTGCCGACGCCGGACGGACCCCATGGTAGACTCCCCCAGCTTGCAGCGCCAAGGGGGACGCCGATGGCCAGGAACGTGATCTGCCTCTGGTATGACGACGCGGCTGAAGAAGCGGCCAGGTTCTACGCGCGCACGTTTCCGGACAGCGCCCTGAAAGCCGTTCACCGCGCTCCTGGCGATTTTCCGGGGGGCAAGGAGGGGCAGGTCCTCACGGTCGAGTTCACGGTGCTGGGCCTGCCCTGCCTTGGCCTGAATGGCGGTCCGCATTTCAGGCACAGCGAAGCCTTTTCCTTCCAGATCGTCACCGAGGACCAGGAGGAGACGGACCGCTACTGGGATGCCATCGTCGGGAATGGCGGCACCGAGAGCGCCTGCGGGTGGTGCAAGGACAGATGGGGCCTGTCCTGGCAGATCACGCCCCGCGTCCTGCTGGAGGCGACGACCGGTCCCGATCCTGCGGCAGCGAAGCGCGCGTTTGAGGCGATGATGGGAATGACGAGGATCGATATCGCCGTGATCGAGGCCGCACGTTCCGGAACCGCGCGGTCCTGGCCTGCCGGCAGGCCATCCGGTTGAGTTCCGGGCTACCTGGGCAGGGGCTGGGATGGAGCCGGCTGGAAGGTTGCTGCCGTTTCGGAAGCCGCGGATGGCGTGGGGTGCTGAGCCCGGTAGCGGGCTGCCCGCAGCAAGGCCTCGGCCGATCCTGGATCCTTGCGCTTGAAGTGATCCACGTAGAACCTCAGGCCCGCGACATCTCCGTCAAGCAGGATTTCATGCTCGGCGATGGCCGTCGGATTTTCCTGGGCCCTGAGGTGCTGAAGGAGCCGCGTTCGCTCGAACGTCGAAACCCTGAGCCGAAGCTCAGCTGATCGCGTGTTTGCGTCCAGCCAATAGATCGTGGCCGCGCCACCGCCGAGAGCGGCGCCGATGGCCAGCGTCACGATGGGGATCACGAGATGACGGTTCATTCGCATGTGGGCTCCTGACGCTGACAAGGGAGCCGGCCCCAGCCTGGCGGCGCGGACGTCACCCTTCCTTGATTTCAACCGTGGCCTTGACGGTCAGTGGCACGCCGTTGCGAAGCGAATTCACCCCGATGACGGAGCGGACATGAACACCTGCCGGGCCGAAAACCTCCACCAGCAGGTCGGAGGCACCATCCAGGACCTTTGCATGCTCTTCGAATTCGGCGGTCGCGTTGATCGAACCGTGGAGCTCGACGAATCGGACGACCCTGTCAAGCGAACCGAGGTGATCCTTCAATGCCGAAATCAGATCTATGCAGGCGGAACGGGCGAAGGCGTAGCCCTGGGCGGTGGAGTATTCACTCCCCAGGCGGCCCTTTGGCTTTTTCCCGTCGATGGGCAGAGGCGCCCGGCCCGAGGTGAACAGGAGATTCCCGGACTGCACGACCGACACGTAATTGCCCGCAGGTGCGCCGCCGGCGGGGAGATCGATTCCAAGCTCCTTGATTCGTTGTTCAGCACGCATGAAGAACCCCGGTTCCATTTGACGTGGAATCACACCTCACGAAATCAGCTGGCCGAAAGCGTACCACCTCCCTTGCCGGAGAAGCGCATGAAAAGCCACCCGCAACCCAGTGCCAGGATACAGGCGCCCATGCAGCAGACCGGGAAGGAGCGGTTGTTGATCCGGCTCGCAACCCAGAAGGCCGGGAGAAGGCTGAGGAGAAAGGCGACTGCGAATCGAGTCCGGTCCTTCATGGCTTTCATCTCCTGGAACGTCCCGGCCGGGGTTGAGCGGAATGGCGGCTGGAAGGGCTATTGCTTGGGCTTCCTTGGGCGGTCATCGTCGGACATCTGATAGAGGGAATTTGCATTATGCAGGCCTGTCGGACCCATCCTGTTCTCCGGAGCGTCCCGCATGCCTTGGAGATCGCCGAGGGCCTCCCGGTACATTCGGGATCGAAACAATAACCAGAAGATCAGGGCTATTCCCATCATGGCGAGGAAGATGATCAACCCGGATGGCATGGGGCCCTCCTTGGAGGATTCCTGGAGCGGAAGTCGGGTCGGCCCCAGCTTGGCGGCGCGATCGGGGACGAAGGGGGATGGGAAAGACGATACCACCTTGGGCGAGAGGCCGGCAGGGGTCCGTCAGGAGCAGAGGGTCAGGCAGGGTGGCTTGAAGCCCTGGATAAAGGGAATCTCATGATCCCCCTCCGTCAACCGGGGGACAACGTATGGGCATCGCGGGCCAGGAGCCACCGGCCATCCGCCTGTTTGCGGTAGATCGTTATCCGATGGCCGGCCAACCGGGTCCTTTCCCCACTTCCGGGCCGGGTGACCGACAACGTGTCCCGGCTCCGCGTATACGCGACTGCGCCGACGACCACGACCTCCTCCAGTTCGCTGGTGCACAGGAACCGTATCCGTTGGCGAGCTGCCGAGAAGTTGGCTGAGAATCCATCCCGGCCGAATGGCGCCTGGCCGGGACCGAGGAATACGGCATCGTCCGCCATCAAGGTGAGTAGGCGGGCCAGATTGCCGTCATTGACGGCGCCCAGCCAGGTCGAATGAACCTCACGGATTTCTTGTTCATCGGATCCCATCCGTCACCTCCGACCCTGAATGATAAGCCGCATCGAAGGATGGTTTGCGAATCCCTTTCCTGGCCTTCAGGGGGCCCTTTCGGGTTCAGGCGTTCGCTTCGCCCCGCGCAGGGGCACGAAGTCGCCCTTCACGTCCTGGTAGGCGCCAGGACCTGGGATCTCGTCGCCGAGCTTGAATTCCGAGACAATCGAACCCTTCTCGCCGTCCAGGGTGAAGGTGTGGGCGGCGGCCCGGTCCATGTTGAACATCAGGGCTGTGGCGTGGACGCTGCCGTCAGCCTCCAGGGCGAAATCGATGGCCTCCGGTACCAGGGGCGTCGAGCAGGTGGCGCTGGAGTCGACCCCTGTCCATCGGGGAGATTGGCCCTTCCGGGCGAAGGCGACCTTCATCCAGGGGACGGTGATCTCCTTGAGGTTGTAGGAATCCAGGTTCATCCTATAGAACCGCCCCGTGCCCCGCAGATATACGAAGAGCGATCCGTTCGAGACGCAGAAGACCGGCGTGGCCCGGTTCGGGTAGGACTCCGCGTCGCACCCGAGGACATCGTAGTCGATTGTTTTCACGATCGTGGCCTCACCGGGCCCCGAGCCCGGTTCCAGGACCTCGATGAAGTTCACCTCCCCCCCGAACAGGGCGATCCGGTGCCCCGGAAGCACCACCAGTCCCGCTCTCGGGGACTGGCGCCCATTGCGTTTGGCGAAGGACGGCCGCAGCTTGTAGACCTGCACCCACGCCTGGTCCACGTGCTTGAAGAGGGCGGTGGAACCCACCCAATACAGGGCCCCGGTCTCGTCCAGCTGGAAACCGATGCTGGAATTGAGCGAGCGGTCAGACCGCACAAAGCCCTCTCGCATCGCATCACTCAGTCCCGGGTCAGCGTCGAACCGGCTTAACGTCTCTTCCACCGGCGCCTCCGGCAAGGCTTCCCTGGACCGGAGGGCAAAACCGCTCTCCCGCTTCTCGAAGCGGTAGATGCTCGACTCGAAGATCAAGGCCTGGTCGGTCCCGCTGGGGTCGTAGGGCGCCAGGACGACGGGCATCCCGAAATACCCCGTGCGGAAGAGAGGGGCCGGCGCCTGGCCCGTGGCCGCAAAGGTCACCGTATCGCCGTTGGGTAGCCGATCGATGGCCACGTAGGTCGATGGGCGCACCTCCGGCGGGGCCGGTTCTGCGCCCAAGGCGCAGGCCGTTGCGATCAGGATGGGCCAACGCGATCGAAAAGCCATTTGCCGCCTCCGCAGGATGTTCCGTTAATGCAACGGGGATTGGAAGACAGGATAGCTGTCCAGCCTATGCACCCACAACGAGGAGGGAAGATCCCAAATCCATAATCGGTTTTAACCATTCCTTCAGGTGGTCCGTGCGCGCCCAACGCCGAAGGCGAGTCGGCCCGAACCTGGACGCCGTCGCGGGGCCTTCCATCCAGCCGACACCCTCCATGGGCCGGCATGTGAAAATCACCTCGTTGGGAAGGCGCGGTGGGATTGGCGTCCAATTGAAACGCCGGGGGGGAAGGGCGCTGATTGCCCATCGGACGGCGGCCTGCCCTGGTGATGGAGCTGGACTTTTCGCTCACCGAGGCCGGTGCAGAGAAGCCCGCCAACCGAGGCCTTCTGGGGGCCCACAGCTGGACGCGCGCAAAAAATATATGGCCCGACCCGTCTTATCTGGAAGGGCTTCCAGATATACCCATCGAGGAATTGAATTTATTGACAATCTTGGCTGTCGCCAGCGCAGCAATGCAGCATACCAGGATGCCAATCAGGAGGATTCCCATTTTCCAGGCAGTGGAAATGCCTCGCGTGGATCCGATTGTGCGTGAAGGTTCGTCTAGCATTGAAGGACTCCTGTCTCAACATGTCCCTGATCAGGGCGTTGATGGACCATTGTCTCTATTGCTGGGTTGGGATTTGATTGTAAATTGATTGGAATAAACCATTATATCGCCACTTTGAATTTTCGGATCAACAATTGATAAAGTTTAAAAATAATCGACCGATTCCAGGCATTCAGTTGAAGCGCTCCAGGGAGACGGGCGCTAATTGCCCATCGGCCTGCCCTGGTAATGTAGCTCCGGGATTTTCGCCTGATGAAGTCGGCGTGGAGAAACCCGCCTTGCCTTGGCCTCCAGGGAAACTGCCTCATGACGCGGCGCAGACCTGTGGCCCTGGGGTTTTGCGCCCCATGGCATGGCACCGAAGTTGGTTCGGCCCCCGTAGGGCGTCGCGAACGGGGGAGGAGGATCGGAAAGACGGTACCACCAAGGGGAGCCGTGCAGGTTGTGGCCTTTCCCCAAATCTGAGTACCAAATGAAACGTTAGGGCTCATCCTGAACGAGGAGAACCCTGAATGCGCAAGCCCAAGCTCACCGACGAGCAGATCGTCGCCCTTCTGCGTGAGGCAGAACGAGGCGAAAACACCATCACCGAGCTTTGCAAAAAGGCCGGCGTCTCCGAGGTGACCTTCTACCGGTGGCGGAACAAGTTCTCCGGGAACACCGTGCAGGACGTCCGGAAGCTCAAGCAGTTGGAGAAGGACAACGCTCGCCTCCTGCGGCTCCTTGGGCAGCGGGACGTCGAGATCGACGCCATGAAGGAACTGCTCGCAAAAAAATGGTGAGCGCTCCTCAGAAACGCGAGGGGGTAAGGCTCTTGAAGGCTGAAGGGATTTCGGAGCGCAGGATCGCTGTGCTTCTGGGCATCACAAGGACTGGGCAGCGCTACCAAGCCCGGCCCAAGCCCCAGGACCACCAGGCTGACCTGATCAAGGCCCTGAGCGCCGAACACCCTCGCTACGGGCAGAACCGCGTCTGGGCCCTGCTCCGGCGCAGCGGCGTCGTCATCAACATCAAAGCCGTGAACCGCATCTGGCAGAAGTACGGCCTTCAGGTTTCTCGGCGGCCAAGGCGGAAGAAAATCAGGACCGGGGACAGCGTTCCTCGGAAGGCCGAGTTCATCAACCATGTCTGGACCTACGACTTCGTCTTCGACTGGTCGTTCAATGGCGTCTCCTTGAAGTTCCTGACCTTGGAAGACGAGTTCACTCGGGAGTCGCTGGCCATCGAGGTTGGGCACACCTTCAATTCCCTTCAGGTCCGTGGCGTGCTGGCCCGGGTCTTCCAGGAGCGCGGCGTACCCAAGTTCTTGCGCAGCGACAACGGCTCAGAGTTCATCGCCATCGACCTGAAATTATGGATCGGGGACCTGGGCATCGACACTCACCTCATCGACCCCGGCAAGCCCTGGCAGAACGGCTACGCCGAGAGCTTCAACGCCAGGTTCCGGGACGAATGCCTTAACCAGGAAACCTTCCACGGCGTGCGGGAGGCCGCCGTCATCATCAAGGCCTTCAGCAAGCGATACAACGAGTGCCACCCGCATTCCAGCCTCGGATTCTATACGCCCAGGGAGTTTGCCCGGCTTTCCAAGTCGGGGGCTCTGCCCCCGGACCCCCGGGATTTACCGCCTTGGGGCCTACCCGCGGTCAGCAAGAGGACCGCACGCGGCCCCCTTGCTCCTGCAGTGCAGGCCCCTGGGATGGCGCTCGAGTCGGATCCCTCCGGCGCTCTATCCTCCACCCAGGCAGCGGAGAAGGTATCATGAACCCGACCAAGCCTGCGGCTTGGCGGTCTTTTTGCCCCCAATTTAACCGAGGACTAACCTTCCACTTGGTTCTCAATTTGGGGAAAGGCCAACAGGGCGGCTTTGGTGACCAGTTGCGGCAATGGCAATGCAGCATGCACCAAGGTGCCACCGCTTGGAATTCTTGCAACTACGGCGCCTCGATGGGCCTAACGCCGAAGTTGAGTCGGCCCCAACCTGGCGGCACGAACGGGGGAGAAGGGAGGTTGGAAAGATGTGACCTCAAAGGGAGAAGGTCAGGTTGGGGTCCGACCTCGAACGCTGGGTTAGGTCCGGCGCGTGTGTTACTGCCGATCTCGGTGCTGCCCTAACGAGTGGCGCTACCCGGCCGCGCCTTCGCTGAGACGAAGGACGAAGCCGAGCCTGTGAGATTAGAGAGAGCGGAAGATAATGCTGGCGGGGTCCGATTTGGCCATTGGGTTGGACCGCAGGATCCTCGCGAATGAGGTAAAGGAGATTTTGGTAGAATAGCCACTACTAGCCAAACGATGACAATTGGAACTGCGTAAAGAAGCCGCTGGAGAGTTACGAAAGCAAAAATTCCGACAACAATAATAGGGCCCTTCCAAATGATGGAGCATCCGGAAGTGTTCCGGAGCCTGGAGTAGTAGTATTCAGCCTTCGAGTTCTCTTTAGGGATCTTAGAGATCCTTTCCGCAATCAAATAGCGGCCTAAGGTCCAAACGTAGCTTGTTACAAATGCAATTATTGGGACAAGGTACCAATCCTTAATGGATTCATTGCTTGTGATCAGGGTAGAAAGCAGGGTGTAACCCAGCGCCCACAGCACCGATTTGAAGTGGATATCCGAATTGTCTGTTTCAGGATGGAGCATATCGATGCGGCCTAACGCCGAAGTTGAGTCGGCCCCAACCTGGCGGCGCGAACGGGGGAGAAGGAGGATTGGAAAGACGATACCACCAAGGGGAGAAGTGCAGGTTGGGGTCCGACCTCGAACTGGGGGGATTAAGCGAGGATTGGCGTTCAGTTGAAGCGCTGGGAGGGGAAGATCGGGCTGCGGCTTGCCCGATAGCTCTGGGCTTTTCCTCACTGAGGCCGGGGAGAAGCACGCCTAGAAGTGCAGGTTGAGGGATTGGAAAGACGATACCACCAAGGGGAGAAGTGCAGGTTGGGGTCCGACCTCGAACGCTGGGTTAGGACCGGCGCGTGAATATTACCTCGTTGGGACGGCGCGACGGGATTGGCGTTCAGTTGAAGCGCTGGGAGGGGAAGGGCGCTGATTGCCCATCGGGCTGCGGCTTGCCCTGGTGATGTAGCTCTGGGCTTTTCGCTCACTGAGGCCGGCGCAGAGAAGCACGCCTACCGTGACCTTCGAGGGAGCCGCAGCAGGGCGCGGCGCGATGCTGGGCCCTGGGGTTCTGCGCGCCCCATGCCCTAACGCCGAAGTTGAGTCGGCCCCAACCTGGCGGCGCGAACGGGGGAGAAGGGGGATTGGAAAGACGATACCACCAAGGGGAGAAGGACAGGTTGGGGTCCGACCTCGAACGCTGGGTTAGGACCGGCGCGCGAATATTACCTCGTTGGGACGGCGTGGTGGGATGGGCGTTCAGTTGAAACGCCCGAGGGGGAAGGGCGCTGATTGCCCATCGGGCTGCGGCTTGCCCTGGTGATGTAGCTTTGGGCTTTTCGGCCACTGAGGCCGGCGCGGAGAAACCCGCCTACCGGAGCTTTCGGGGGAGCCGCAGTAGGACGCGGCGCGATGCTGGGCCCCGGGGTTCTTCGCGCCCCATGCCCTAACGCACAAGTTGAGTCGGCCCCAACCTGGCGGCGCGAACGAAGGAGAAGGAGGATTGGAAAGACGATACCACCAAGGGGAGAAGTGCAGGTTGGGGTCCGACCTCGAACGCTGGGTTAGGACCGGAGCGTGAATATTACCTCGTTGGGACGGCGCGGTGGGGCCTGGTTCAAGTGGTGCGAAAGGATGAGCAGGGCGAGTATTCGAGACCGAGGTTCTGCTATTGCCGGGTAAAGAGAATCTTATCATTTGTGGCGAACGGTGGCTGGACGACAGTCTCTTGCCAGTCCGCGGGGAATGCAAATCGCGATGCCAAGGACTCGGTGAGATTGGCGAACCCAAGCCATTCTTCGCTGATTTGGAAGTAGCGCGGCTCGCTTCCGAATTCGATCTGCAGACAGACAAGATCGGTGGTGATCAGATCGCGTTTGTACGCTGTGATCGAGCGGATTGAGGCCCATTCAATGGACAAATCGCCCACCGCAAACCCCTCCGGGGCAATTCGAATTTCTGGAATGGGTTTCTTTCGGCAGAACATCGTAGCCTTCGTGATTGC from Geothrix sp. 21YS21S-2 includes these protein-coding regions:
- a CDS encoding S-methyl-5'-thioadenosine phosphorylase; translation: MSEKGGRTVIGFIGGSGVYDLEGLSHQRWEKVKSPFGEPSDELLFGDLDGQPLVFLPRHGRGHRISPSMINYRANIDALKRAGVTDLVSVSAVGSLREDLKPGTFVIADQFIDRTFAREKSFFGSGLVAHISMAHPVCSRLGDHLEAAAAEAGIEAVRGGTYLVMEGPQFSTLAESRLYRSWGCDVIGMTNMPEAKLAREAELCYATVAMVTDYDCWHPDHDHVTVDAIVKVLLANADRARSLAGHAVPRIQADAKAPACSCRTALEHALITAPGHRDPELLRNLDAVAGRVLGPR
- a CDS encoding TOPRIM nucleotidyl transferase/hydrolase domain-containing protein gives rise to the protein MAPATMIRTLVLVEGDSDAAAVRALADLVGCDLGSRRIQIWPAGGVTNFPKVLAELVRGNPRAGFCGLYDVADERHVRRALENASLGAAPHESLDASGFFACVDDLEDELIRALGTGAVERVLEAQAELNSFRRFQAMPQHRHSPVHRQLRRFLGTRATRKIRCAQSLVEAMDPGQLPSPLVQLAARLLGPTSR
- a CDS encoding VOC family protein, translated to MNRVTGIGGIFFKAKDPVALRAWYQKHLGIDVQAWGGAAFSWADSQGTPTGGTTIWSIGGEEGEGFAPSKASFMINYRVENLQALVAVLRTEGCNVLEKVEASEYGIFAWVIDPEGNKVELWEPPAGQ
- a CDS encoding VOC family protein yields the protein MARNVICLWYDDAAEEAARFYARTFPDSALKAVHRAPGDFPGGKEGQVLTVEFTVLGLPCLGLNGGPHFRHSEAFSFQIVTEDQEETDRYWDAIVGNGGTESACGWCKDRWGLSWQITPRVLLEATTGPDPAAAKRAFEAMMGMTRIDIAVIEAARSGTARSWPAGRPSG
- a CDS encoding RidA family protein gives rise to the protein MRAEQRIKELGIDLPAGGAPAGNYVSVVQSGNLLFTSGRAPLPIDGKKPKGRLGSEYSTAQGYAFARSACIDLISALKDHLGSLDRVVRFVELHGSINATAEFEEHAKVLDGASDLLVEVFGPAGVHVRSVIGVNSLRNGVPLTVKATVEIKEG
- a CDS encoding SgcJ/EcaC family oxidoreductase, with amino-acid sequence MGSDEQEIREVHSTWLGAVNDGNLARLLTLMADDAVFLGPGQAPFGRDGFSANFSAARQRIRFLCTSELEEVVVVGAVAYTRSRDTLSVTRPGSGERTRLAGHRITIYRKQADGRWLLARDAHTLSPG
- a CDS encoding transposase; translation: MRKPKLTDEQIVALLREAERGENTITELCKKAGVSEVTFYRWRNKFSGNTVQDVRKLKQLEKDNARLLRLLGQRDVEIDAMKELLAKKW
- a CDS encoding IS3 family transposase; amino-acid sequence: MVSAPQKREGVRLLKAEGISERRIAVLLGITRTGQRYQARPKPQDHQADLIKALSAEHPRYGQNRVWALLRRSGVVINIKAVNRIWQKYGLQVSRRPRRKKIRTGDSVPRKAEFINHVWTYDFVFDWSFNGVSLKFLTLEDEFTRESLAIEVGHTFNSLQVRGVLARVFQERGVPKFLRSDNGSEFIAIDLKLWIGDLGIDTHLIDPGKPWQNGYAESFNARFRDECLNQETFHGVREAAVIIKAFSKRYNECHPHSSLGFYTPREFARLSKSGALPPDPRDLPPWGLPAVSKRTARGPLAPAVQAPGMALESDPSGALSSTQAAEKVS